The following nucleotide sequence is from Chloroflexota bacterium.
TGGGGCCGGACGCGAGGTAGTCGATGTTCCAGTTCTTGACCAGCTCGCCAATCGCCATCGCGTCGGCGCTGCCGACTTCCTTGACCGGGTCTTTGCCCAGCGCCTTGTAGTTGTCCAGCGATTTCTCGCCCATGCCGCGAATCCAGTCCGGCGTGTTCGGGTAGTGCCGCGCGATGAACTCGCGCGGTGGGCGCACGATCTTCAGCGCGATGATCTTCAGACCGGCGTTCTCGAAGCGCGCCAGGATTTGACCGATGAGACCGCGCTGGACCGAATCGGGTTTCAACAGGACGAGCGTGCGCTCGTAATAGCTCTGGGTGGCCATGGGGCATGTACTCCGTGTTTGAGAATGAATGGACACGCGAAACAGGCAGGCGTTGTCGGCCTGCCTGTGCGGTCACGCTATTATAAACTGAAACGGGCGATCAGACCATCAGACGGTACTGCGCGATCGCCTCGGCCAGCCGCCCGGCGCGGGTGAGCGCGTCGGCCAGTTGCACGCGCGCGGCGCGCGCCTGCGGGTCGGCGGCGATGATCGCCTGCAGGTCGCCGATCACGTCGGGCAGCAGGGCGGACTGCGCATCGATCAGGAAGCGGTACTGCGCCAGGCACTCGCCCAGATCGAGATCGCGCAGTGAGCGCGCCAGATCGAGCCGCGCCTGGTGCTCGGCTGCGCCGGTCGGCGCCGCCTGCGTTTCGACAGATGGCGGAGCCGACGAGTCTGCGAGATAGACGGTGGCTTCGCGCGGCGCAGGCGGCTGAACCGGCTCCGCCTCCGCCACGGTGATCGGCGCGGGCGCAGCCGGTGTTTCGGCGAGCGCCGGCTCGTCCATGATCTCTTCGTCTACGATCGGCAGCGCAGGCGCGGCGGCGCCGGCCTGCGAATCGGCGCCGGCCTGCAGCGTCTCTTCCTCGACGATCGGCTCGTCGGGCTGCGCCGACGCGGGGATCGGTGCGCTGGACTGCGCATCGCCGACCCAACTCGGGGTCGCCGGCGCGATGCTGCGGCGCAGATCGGCCAGAACCGCCGCGGCATGCGGGTTCTTCAGGGCCAGCACGGCGAGGTCCCGGATCGCGTCCTCCACCAGTTCCTGCGGCGCGCCGGTCAGCCGCGCGTACTGGTCCGCCGCCTCGTCCACATCGATGAACTTCAGCGCGCGCGCCAGATCGAGCCAGGCGCGATACTCGGCCGCGCCGCGCGGCAGCGGCTGCGATTCGACCGAAGGCGGCGCGGAGGAGTCATCCAGGTAGAAGCTGGCTTCGCGCGGCTGGCGCGCAACCGGCGCGGCTTGCGGCACCATCGTTTCATCGACGACCGGCGCGCCGGGATACTCCGGCTCAGCCGCCGCGCTCGACTCCACCGCTTCGATGGCCTCTTCGCTAACGATCGGCTCGGCGGGCTCGTGCGCGGTACCTGCGGCCGAGACCATCTGCGCCATCTCATCCGGTTCGGCGGCATACGCATTCGCGCCGGCAGCCACATCGACCGAGACCGCGTGCGGTGCTTCGGCAGTAACCGCTGCTGCGCTGATGGCCGGTTCAGACGCGATCGCTTCCGATGTTTCGACCGGCTCAACGGGCGCGACAATGCCCGCAACCTCGTCGCCAGCCGCCAACTCGGCGGGCGCTTCGGGGGCAAGGGCGCGCGGCGCCGCCGGAGCGTCACGCAACTGCGCGAGCACGCTATCGACGCGCGGGTTCTCGGCGGCCGTGGCGGCCAGCAGACGCAGATCGTCGCGGGCCTGCTGCCGGATCGCCGGCGATGCCGCAGCCAGTTGAGCGTACTGGTCGAGCGCCTCGTCCACATCGAGATCGACCAGCATGCGCGCCAGATCGAGGCGCGCCTGATGCTCGGCCTCGCCGCTCGGCATCGGCTGCGATTCAATCGAGGCCGGGCCGGAGGCATCGTCCAGGTAAGTGGATGGTTCGCGCGGCGCGAGCGGTTCGACCGGCGCGGGCGACTTCTCGGCGCGCAGGGCGCGCAGCCACTCCGGCACCTCGGGTTCCGGCGCGAGCGGCTCGACCGGCACGGGGAGCGCAGGCGGCGGGTGCGGCGGTTCCACTGGCGCCGGTGGTTGCTGCTCTGCGGCGCGCATCTGCAACGCCTTGAGCCAATCGGGCGGCTCGGGCAGTTCATCTGCCGCAGGCGGTTCAGCCGGCGCGGCTGGCGCGGGAGTCGCAGCGTCTGTGCTCCGCATCCAGTCCGGTAGTTCTGCCGCAGGCGGTTCAGTCGGCGCGGCTGGCACGGGAGTCGCAGCATCTGCGCTCCGCATCCAGT
It contains:
- a CDS encoding nucleoside-diphosphate kinase (catalyzes the formation of nucleoside triphosphate from ATP and nucleoside diphosphate); translated protein: MATQSYYERTLVLLKPDSVQRGLIGQILARFENAGLKIIALKIVRPPREFIARHYPNTPDWIRGMGEKSLDNYKALGKDPVKEVGSADAMAIGELVKNWNIDYLASGPIVAVALEGGHAIKVVRKLVGHTLPVEAAPGTIRGDFSTASSTIANALRHSIHNMIHASGNAEEAAYEIKHWFSDAELMEYARGGEDVMF
- a CDS encoding tetratricopeptide repeat protein: MASLTLQVYLERVESLVAGEHYDRAIMYCQHALRTLPRCVDFYRLLGQACLESDRPDDAADMFRRVLGVDPQNFVARVGLGVVAEGISAYEEADWQWNRALELEPNHGPVRDELRGLHAKVGAPDAHGRLHLTRTTLGYIYMRGEQYDRAADEFRAVLRSASGNGAGHDRFDVQIALAEALHHAGHRRAAAEQCRAVLTALPNALKANLILGSIVQDADRPEEAAPLFERAQAVDPANRLAQRLLETPLLPSREITLDEPASGPLVAAPSDKPKPSSASEPATPTVMGLPQDSGADLPDWLRALRSHAGVLAPEPPPSSPVAADDATEPDWMRALRTQSAVDVAPVTEIRPDTASLATTDEPDWLKALREPSADEVTAAPESAEATPAPAAPAEPPAAELPDWMRSADAATPAPAAPAELPAAELPDWMRSADAATPVPAAPTEPPAAELPDWMRSTDAATPAPAAPAEPPAADELPEPPDWLKALQMRAAEQQPPAPVEPPHPPPALPVPVEPLAPEPEVPEWLRALRAEKSPAPVEPLAPREPSTYLDDASGPASIESQPMPSGEAEHQARLDLARMLVDLDVDEALDQYAQLAAASPAIRQQARDDLRLLAATAAENPRVDSVLAQLRDAPAAPRALAPEAPAELAAGDEVAGIVAPVEPVETSEAIASEPAISAAAVTAEAPHAVSVDVAAGANAYAAEPDEMAQMVSAAGTAHEPAEPIVSEEAIEAVESSAAAEPEYPGAPVVDETMVPQAAPVARQPREASFYLDDSSAPPSVESQPLPRGAAEYRAWLDLARALKFIDVDEAADQYARLTGAPQELVEDAIRDLAVLALKNPHAAAVLADLRRSIAPATPSWVGDAQSSAPIPASAQPDEPIVEEETLQAGADSQAGAAAPALPIVDEEIMDEPALAETPAAPAPITVAEAEPVQPPAPREATVYLADSSAPPSVETQAAPTGAAEHQARLDLARSLRDLDLGECLAQYRFLIDAQSALLPDVIGDLQAIIAADPQARAARVQLADALTRAGRLAEAIAQYRLMV